The window TTGTCATCAATTTTATTTAATAGGTGAGCAGGAAGTCATTCAGCATCTTAACTGGTTTTATTTTATCAgcagtggagtttaatttagataaatgtgagatgctgcattttgggaaagcaaatcttagcaggacttatacacttaatggtaagtcctagagagtgttgctgaacaaagagaccttagagtgcaggttcatagctccttgacagtggagtcacaggtagataggatagtgaagaaggcgtttggtatactttcctttattggtcagagtacagtagttgggaggtcatgttgctgctatacaggacattggttaggccactgttggaacattgcgtgcagttctggtctccttcctatcgtaaaggtgtcgtgaaacttgaaaggattcagaaaagatttacaaggatgttgccagggttggaggatcggagttataggaagaggttgaataagctggggctgttttccctggagcgtcggaggctgaggggtgaccttatagatgtttataaaatcatgaagggcatggataggatgaacagacttttcactggggtcagggagtccagagccagagggcatagttttagggtgagaggggaagtatGTAAAAGGaatctaagaggcaactttttcactccggtacgtgtatggaatgagctgccagaggaagtggtacaattgcaatatttaaaagacatctggatgggtatatgaataggaagggtttggagggatatgggccgggtgctggcaagtgggactagattgggttgggatatctggtcggcgtggacaggttggaccgaagggtctgtttctgtgctgtacatctctatgactctatgatgtttCATTTTCATATCCTTATTCAACTTCATTTGGTTACAATGACTTGGAAATGAAGTTTTCCTCAATACACACTTAAGGCTATCTGGCTGCCTGATGCATCCTGGATAAtatgtgatcagcaggcatctggcAATCTACAGGAGTTgtcattttttttaagattacttagtataggaaataggcccttcagcccaacaagtccacaccggcccaccaaagcgcaacccactcaggcCTATTCTCCTAcctttacccctacacctaacactacgggcaatttagcatggccaattcacctaacctgcacatttttggactgtgggaggaaaccggtgcacctgggggaaacccacgcagacacaggaagaatgtgcaaactccacaccatcAGTCGCctaagcgggaattgaacccgggtctctggagctgtgaggtagcagttctaaccaccatgccgcccacattaTATTTATTTGACTGTACTGACCGTGATCACTTATTTTGTGAATTTCGTTGCAGAAAGACATGGGAaaagaaatctgaaaccaaatgtTACATCAACCTCTGATggagccacttgattcattgggaaAGGAAATCAAGGAAATCGTACCAAACatcatctttactatcctatctacctgcaagtcTGAAGGAATTATGAATctgtactccaaagtctctttgttcagcaacactccctaggaccttaccattaagtgtataagtcctgctctgattgatttttcaaaaaatgcagcacttcacatttatctgaactaaactccatctgccactccatagcccattggcccatctgatcaagatcctgttttaatcagAAGTAAACttattcgctgtccactatacctccaattttggagtcctctgcaaacttactctaCCTATGTTCACAGCCAAaccacttatataaatgatgcaaagTAATGGACCAAGCACCGATCCTCGTGGCacacactggtcacaggcctactGTCTGAAAAGCACCCCTCCACCAtcattctgtcttctacctttgagctagaaCTTTGAAAAAAATAATTCTGAGGTCAAAATTCCTCCcatcgttgtggttctgttcgccaagctgggaatttgtgttgcagacgtttcgtccctgtctatgtgacattctcagtgcttgggagcctcctgtgaagtgcttctgtgatctttcctctggcatttatagtgatttgtatctgccacttccggttgtcagttccagctgtccgctgcagtggacagatacaaatcactaaaaatgccagaggaaacatcacagaagcgcttcacaggaggctcccaagcactgaggatgtcacctagataggggacgaaacatctgcaacacaaattcccagcttggcgaacagaaccacaacaacgagcacccgagctacaaatcttctcccaaactttgaatcccTCTCCTCTTCTTCTCCTGCTCACATAATGCTGGGTGTAGCCAGCCAGCTAGCTGAGAGTCAGTCCTCAACGGAGGTTTTTTTTTACTGAGGTGACTAAATCTCTTggttaaacttttttttaaaatcccctCACTACTGCTACTGTGgtcgtgcttattttttccccagcacccatgtgtgTGTGGAGTTGTGAGATAGTAgatacattcaattttgctcaaagcacacaatctgcaggcagtcaatccattaatattttacaaattcctactttggaagtagaaccagtctgactcaacattAGGAGACAGGCaggctctaacctcacacctttaatacattctCTGAGCTGAAAGGTCACCTTCAAATTACATCGAGAATATTCCTTATacgtagttctgggatttacatattaatgaaccaggaTCATATTAatgaacctgcaacccattctaaaagatggaagacttgacagcaatctagatttgttcaattcagttgtatgacactaatCTTTTGGTACAAATTCTATGTCGTGTGATCCTgatccacagctacctgatgaaggagcagcactccgaaagctattcCTTCCAAATaataccaggttatattccaatacGTTGGTCTGATTTTTACCTTTCTTTGTCGTGAACACAGCCCGCACTTTCTGCTGCAGGCAGTAACCTTTACAATGTTGATGAAATGATGCAGTACTGCAgagatgaaaaacttaacagttttaattttaattctgtgtcttatgatgctGGTCCacagctacccgatgaaggagtaatgctccaaaagctagtacttccaaataaacctgttgaactataacctggtgttgtgagactttTAGTCTTTGTTTctagtgaatacagcccacacctcccactgttgccAGTGAACCTAACATTGCTGATGAAACAATCAACCCGAACTCctgaaaaatttacaatttctCACAATTCTGCCACTCATTCACTTCTGATCCAagacattggaaacttagtgctGGAGGTTGAAAGAAATGAGTAGCTTTAAAGCAAACACTTGTTGAATCtcacagctttcaatgagagtctgagtcTGATGGTGAATTCTGGTAACCTTTATTGCAACCCTGCTTCATTACAGTTTCAATTTTTCCCAGAAAAAAGGTGCACAAAAAgtagtgttttttaaaaaaaacagctcaaggtcaaagtgcacacactccccatcccccACTTTCTTTACTATTGGTCAGCACCAAATTatccctttgtaactggatccttggtacagccctcacctggaggaagtattgcctcactcagcagtTTCAGCCTACACCCTGTACACAAGTTAGTTTCTCCAGCTCATTTGCAGGAGGGAGGTGTAATCatgagtcaaccacactgctgttggtctggagtcacgggGTAGGCCAGACAGGgcaaaggatgcagctgggatgacAGTGAATCCTTTGCAGGAAAGGTAGCTTCATTCTCTGAAAAGGATATGAGTGAATAAGATGGGGGTTTTCTTCCCCTGAAAATGGTTTCACCATttgattctgaactccagatttcaaTTGCgccatctaccatggtgggattcaaacctgggagaCTACAGAACTGGGTTGATTGTCTCGTCAAAAATGGTACTTACCCGTCACTCCTTCAATTTCTCTGTGATGGCACATGAACTCGTTGATGTCTCTGGAGGtaggaggagcaggtgaagcccttcctgcacttggagcaggtgaatggcctctccccagtgtggatccgctggtgggtcagcagattGGAAGAATTggtaaatcccttcccacactcggggcaagtgaatggcctctcccctgtgtggatccGCTTATGATGCCGCAAATTGCTCATATGattgaatcctttcccacacacagagcaggtgaatggtctttcccctgtgtggatccgctggtggttCAGCAGGCTGgaagaatcactgaatcccttcccacactcggggcagatgaacggcctctcccccgtgtggacccgctcgTGCTTCCTCAAGTTGCTCACACGACGGAAAGCCTTCCCGCACTCTGAGCAaccgaatggcctctccccagtgtggacccgctggtgggtcagcagtgcagaTGAATGCGTGAACCCCTTCCCGCACACCAAGCACGTGAACGGCTTCTCTcccgtgtggacccactggtgcgcCTGCAGGTTGGAAGAATTTgcgaatcccttcccacacactgagcagatgaacggcttctccccggtgtgaacaCGTCTGTGAATTTCCAGCACTGagggggaagggaatcctttcccacagtccccacatttccacggtttccccATGGGGAGAGTGTTCCTTGTGTcactctgggtttgaaattacaaacagaacGGGTACACAGTCTGTCCCCACCGTGAGGGGTGTGATTTCGATTCCCCCAAGCTGAGGAAATGGTTTGAAGCACTTTTTCCACAGTCAGCACACTGAATCTTCCTCACTCGGTGTCTtagtattcttcctgccacacTAGTGTACAAAACCTCTCAAGCCGACCAAAGCAAACATTTCCTCTCAATttgaatggctgctgatattcaagtcccaatgaatcaatgAGCTCTGCCAGTTGATGTATCAAATGCTTTCAAATTTCTTTCCGCATGTCTTCCTGCAAAAATAAACTCAAAATAAGTGATCACAGTCAGTACAGTTAAATAAAGATACATTGATGGCAATTCctgtagattctggattagtcgtgctggaagagcacagcagttcaggcagcatccaagtagtttcgaaatcgacgtttcaggcaaaagccattcatgatgaagggcttttgcccaaaacgtcgatttcgaagctccttggatgctgcctgaactgctgtgctcttctagcaccactaatccagaaactggtttccagcatctgcagtcattgtttttaccaattcCTGTAGATTGCCAGGTGCCTGCTGATCACACATTATCCAGGTCACAGAAACCTGAAAATcctcatgcagccagatagcCTTAAGTGTGTATGGAGGAAATCTTCATTTAGGCGACAATGATCCAGAACAAGTTGCCTACAAAGGTGCTGGATCAAGATATGAAAATAAAATGTCAAGACTGCTTGCAAAAAGAAAGCCAGGGAAGTTGCTGATTGTGTAAGGTGGGGGATAGGTCCCAGGgaaataatgaggaaagagattaaCCCGAGATTcgtacagttgggaaagggagtgaatcaaacagtcagggcaggaaggAATAATGCAGAGAACAATGTAGGACTGAAGTTATACTGCATTTACATCAAAGCaagagacctaacagggaaggcagatgaaatcAGGGTTCGTGgtcagaaacatgggactgggacatcaaagcaattacagaagtgtggctcagggatgaacagctcaatgttccaggatacaaatgccataggaaagatacagaggggggcaagagaggtggggagtggtgttttgataagggatagtattacagctgtacttagggaggatatttctgggaatacatccaggggagttatttgggtggaactgagaaataagaaagggatgatcaccttattgggattgtaatataaacctctaataatcagcaggaaattgagatacaaatttgtaaggagatttcagttatctgtaagaataataggatggttatggtaggggattttaactttccaaacattgactaggACTGCCAGCATTCAGGGTTTAGAtcaagaggaatttgttaagcgtggacaagacaattttctgaggCAGTATGTGGATgtccctactagagaaggtgcaaaaactGACCTACttttaggaaataaggcagggcaggtgactgaggtgtcagtgctgGACCACTTTGGGAAAGGgacagaccggatctaaaagttgaagttctaaattggaggaagactaattttaatagtattaggcaaaaactttcaaaagttgattgggaggcagatgttcacaggtaaagggatggctgaaaaatgagaagccttcagataTGAGATaataagagtccagagacagtatgttcctgttagggtgaaagaaaagactggtagatgtagggaatgctggatgactagagaaattgaggagcTGGCTAACaacaagaaggaagcatatgacaagTATGGACAGAACAAATCGAATGAatgcttagaagagtataaaggtggTCGGAGTAtggttaagagggaaatcaggaggcaaaaaggggacatgaaatagctttggtaaatagggttaaggagaattagaagggtttttataaattaaggacaaaagggtaattgggagagaatagggcccctcaaagatcaacaaggcagcctaaATGTGGAGCCGGGGTGGATGagggaaatactaaatgagtattttgcatcagtgtttactgtgaaggaggacatggaggatatagaatgtggggacatAGTTTGTaacgtcttgaaaaatgtccacattacagaggaggtagagctggatgtcttgaaacacataaaagtggataaatccccagaagcTAGGCAAGTGACtcttgggccccttgctgagatatttatatcatcgatagtcacaggtgaggtgtcggaagactggagtggctaacatggtgccactatttaagaacggtggtaaggaaaagccagggaactatagaccagcgagccggacatcagtgataggcaagttgttggagggaatcctgagaaagaggatttacatgtatttggaaaggcaaggactaattagggatagtcagcatggctttgtgcttgggaaatcaatcaaacaaagttcctcatggaAGATTCGTTAGCAAGGTAAGATcttatgaaatacagggagaactagtcaacctgatactgaactggcttgaaggtaaaagaaagagggtggtggtggagagttccttttcagactggagcctgtgaccagtggtgccacaaggatcggtgctgaatccactactttttgtcatttatagaaatgatttggatgtgaacatagtaggtatagttaataagtttgcagatgacaccaaaattggagattcagtggacagtgaagaaggttgcctcTGATTAAAATAGGAtcttgggctgaggagtggcagatggagtttaattcagataaatacgaggtgctgcattttggaaatgcaaatcagatcAGGACTTATTCAACCTCAATGTCATGGAGACGTCCAGCATGGacacagacgcttcggtccaacttgcccatgctgaccagatatccaaaattaatctggCTGCATTTACCAGCCCATCTCCCTCTCGACCTTTCCTATTCAAACACCCATTCAGAGgccttgtaaatgttgtcattgtactagcctccaccacttcctctgacagctcattcaatacatgcaccaccctctgcatggaactTTACATCgctcccctctcattctcaacctctgccctctacttctggactcccctaccacaggaaagagaccttgtctatttaccctatccatgcccctcatgaatttacagtaagatcacccctcagcctccaacactccagggaaaacagaccaatctattcagcctctccctgcagctcaaaccctccaaccctggaaacatccttgtaaagcttttctgaacctttccaacCTTGCTATTCAAATActaattttacacagagggtggttcatgtgtggaatgaacttcctgagaaaatggtggatgctggtagaattaaaagacatttgtttcagtacatgaataggaaaggtttagagggatatagtcCAAGAGCAGGCAGGAGAGACTGGTTTAAtgtgggattatggttggcatggactggttggactgaagatctgtttccatgctgtatgactctatggcaggCTTTTcgttcttgaaagtggagtcacagggtagacaggacagtgaaggtggtgtttggtacacttcacaggacattggttaggccacttttgtagTATTGCATGCAACTCTGATACCAGTGATCCCACCCTGACACGCCATGCACCAGAGATAATGACTAAAATTGACTGGGTCACAGATTAAAATCATAAAACCCCTGCAGTGCACAAAAAGGCTATTTGGTCCATTGAATGCATTgggtataggaattgggaggtcatgatgcagctgtacaggacattggttaggctacttttggaatattgcattcgattctggtctccctgctacaggaaaggaaggatgttgtgaaacttgaaaggatgaaggacagattgataaggatgtcgccaaggttggagggtttgtggtataaagagaggctgaatagtatGGGGCTGTTTCCTTGATGCATCAGAGGCAGAGGGATAACCttgtcaaggtttataaaatcatgaggggcatgaatagggaaGCATACTCCCCcagggtgggggtgtccaaaaccagaggtcataggtttagggtgggaggggaaagatttaaaagtgaccgaagggtcaatgttttcacacagagggtggtgcatactgcactgag of the Chiloscyllium punctatum isolate Juve2018m chromosome 36, sChiPun1.3, whole genome shotgun sequence genome contains:
- the LOC140460533 gene encoding uncharacterized protein, producing MGKPWKCGDCGKGFPSPSVLEIHRRVHTGEKPFICSVCGKGFANSSNLQAHQWVHTGEKPFTCLVCGKGFTHSSALLTHQRVHTGERPFGCSECGKAFRRVSNLRKHERVHTGERPFICPECGKGFSDSSSLLNHQRIHTGERPFTCSVCGKGFNHMSNLRHHKRIHTGERPFTCPECGKGFTNSSNLLTHQRIHTGERPFTCSKCRKGFTCSSYLQRHQRVHVPSQRN